Genomic window (Methanobacterium sp.):
ACTCCAGTTTCTTTTTCTTCTGATAGCCAGGGTTTAAAAAGACCTTCTCCAGTTCCAATACCTACTACTGTTGATTTTAAATCAACAGATAGTGTCAACAAAAATGAAAAAGATGATTATAGGGTGAGCTGGTTTGGTCTAAATAATAGTGATAAACAGATAATAATTTTTATCATCTTGTTTGCTATTATTCTAGTTATGGGAGTTGTTCTTACCATGACTCAGATGAAAATATAGTTAGCTACAGTTTTTTTATTACTTAAATAGCTACACTCTCTTTTAAGAGTGTAATCAATTAATAAAAAGATTTTCTTATGGATTTGTAATTGTTTGTCAATGATTTAGTGGGATGAATAACTTTAATTCTATCATCATTGAGTATATCGAACTTATTTTTGTAAATAGTGTGGACTGGGTAGACTTTCTCAGGATTAATGTCCCTTATCATGTCTAGTATCTCCTGGCCATTAGCATGACCAGATGCATGGAAGCCTTCATTAAGTAAGGGTAACTTGAATAACTTCAACCAATTTTGAACCTTTGTTTGATTTATTTCCATCTGCTCATCAAATGGTTCGGTACTGGACTGGATATATATACCATTTTCCGGTTTGATATCAATTAATTCCTTTAATTCAAAAAAATCGCAACGGAAGATATAATCGAGTGGATGGACCTGGAGATCTTTGTAAGTTAAAACATTATCTGCATCTAAAAATTCTCTCTCCCATTTTTTATAGTCCCGAAGGGATTCTGCCGGATCCATATTATCGGCACACAACCATTCATTTTCAACACAAGCAAAACTATCATCACCCACCATACCCCAGCCCTTGCGTGGTTTGTATATCATAACATCTGAAAGTTTAGGATAAGCACTGTTATTTTCCTGAAACAGACTCAAAATATAGGCTTGTTTAAGACTGATCACTAGCTTTCGGTCAGTGTCCTGTGCTACTTTAAAAAAGGTGACCAGCCGATCCAGATCCCGAATAGGGTAGTTTACCACCACTAAACCTCGACAACTTGCAATTTCATTAACTGCACGTTTTTCTATGTCTTCTTCACTAACATTACTAGTATTATCAATTCGTGTACCTTCACTGATCATAATGGTAGGATTAGCTTTCCTTGCCTTTTCAACGAATTTATGGGTCAGTTCCGGGTTACGGCCGTGAAAACGAAGATCTCCAGTATATACAATTGTTTCATCATCACTTTCACTAATAAAGGCAGAAGCCCCTGGTAATGAATGATCAACTGGAGCCGTTTTTATTTTAAATTCACCAATTTCAAATTTTTTATAAGGTTCCACAATCCTTATGTCACGTTCCACTTTGGGACTGCTCCTTTTATATCCTTCACCCTTTTTTTTAGGAAGATAATGAAATGTTTTCTTCAAATGGAGGTATTCGGAGAATGACGATGTACCTGTATCTTCTAAAGCTTTTAAGATTAGATAAGACTCATTCGATAGATAAACTGGGATATCTTCCCTTAAATGGTGCACGTAGGCCACGTGATCCACATGGGAGTGGCTGATAAGGACACCATCTATGGAAGGCTTTTCAGGGTGGGAAAGTCCCACATGACGCAAGTAGTCCTCTCGATAAATTCCCTTAATGCAAGGTAAAAGGCCGAGCTGGACAAAATCTAGGATTCCATTAGCTTTACGTGGCTGTAAAAACTCAGATAAATACTCATTAGCCTTTGAAAAAGCCATTCCAAAGTCAAAGAAAAATGATTCTTCTTTTCCTCTGACTCTGATTTTATTGCCACCGATTTCATCCACACCACCGAAAAAATCAATATTGGTCAAAGTTATTTCTCCTAATCAAATCATATGCTTACATGCAACTGACAACTGTCTATTATACTATTTCACAAATAATTCAAATTAAATATATTTTTAATAATCCCCTTTATCAGTCTAATAATTTATAATAAACCAAGTAGAGCTACTGATACTAAGGTAATTATTTATGTTATTATATAAATTGGAGCATGCATTTATTTTTTTTAATAGTTTTATCTTGTTCTATGTAGAGATGTTTTAGCTATCTTCACTTTTGAAAAAATATACTAAATCTCATAAATACTAATAGACATATTAAGAAAAGTATCTATTAGTATAATTGTTAATTGGGGATTGTATTAAAGGAGATTTTTATGGTTAAAAAAGAAGAGGATTTCATTGGAAATCTTAATAATGTTAGAGAAAAAATTGAAACTTCATTTTTAATTTCCAGTGTAAGTGTAAAAAAAGCCAGGACTGGAAATGAATACTTAGAATTTACTTTAACTGATAAAACTGGTGAAATCATAGCTAGAATGTTTGGAGGCATTCTAAAAGATGAAAATGGCAACATTATCGCCAGGATATCAAATGGAAAAGCTAATCCGCTTTACGAAAGTATTGATAAAGGTGCTATTTATTCTATAACTGGTTCTGTTGATGTGTTTCCACCTCAATCAAACAATTACAACATAAAAATTAACAGTATAAAACGGATAACTGAGGATTCCTATGATCTTGATGATTACATCCGAAAATCACCTAAAAATCAGAATGAATTGATTGATGAAATCACTCAAACTATAGCGGAAATGAAGAATCCCGATTTAAAGAATCTTTTAAAATCATTTTTCGACGATGAAAAGTTCACCAATGAATTTATGAAGGCACCCTCTGCCAAAATTCACCACCATAATTATTTGGGTGGATTGTTGGAGCACACAGTGGGAGTGCTATTGATATGTAAAAAAGTTTGTGAAATTTTCCCCCAACTTGACACTGACTTGTTGTATGCAGGGGCAATATTACATGATATTGGCAAATTAAAGGCATATGACTATGATATATTAAGTATTGACATATCCAATCAGGGTAAGCTTCTTGATCATCTTTTCATATCCTGTGACATGGTAAAAGAAAGAATAAGGATTAATGAAATTGAAATACCCGAAGATCTGCAAACTGATTTGTTACATATATTGTTGAGTCATCATGGTGAT
Coding sequences:
- a CDS encoding HD domain-containing protein codes for the protein MVKKEEDFIGNLNNVREKIETSFLISSVSVKKARTGNEYLEFTLTDKTGEIIARMFGGILKDENGNIIARISNGKANPLYESIDKGAIYSITGSVDVFPPQSNNYNIKINSIKRITEDSYDLDDYIRKSPKNQNELIDEITQTIAEMKNPDLKNLLKSFFDDEKFTNEFMKAPSAKIHHHNYLGGLLEHTVGVLLICKKVCEIFPQLDTDLLYAGAILHDIGKLKAYDYDILSIDISNQGKLLDHLFISCDMVKERIRINEIEIPEDLQTDLLHILLSHHGDVHNGWGSPVSPKTPEAVALHHADNLDAKVQGMIQNTR
- a CDS encoding MBL fold metallo-hydrolase yields the protein MTNIDFFGGVDEIGGNKIRVRGKEESFFFDFGMAFSKANEYLSEFLQPRKANGILDFVQLGLLPCIKGIYREDYLRHVGLSHPEKPSIDGVLISHSHVDHVAYVHHLREDIPVYLSNESYLILKALEDTGTSSFSEYLHLKKTFHYLPKKKGEGYKRSSPKVERDIRIVEPYKKFEIGEFKIKTAPVDHSLPGASAFISESDDETIVYTGDLRFHGRNPELTHKFVEKARKANPTIMISEGTRIDNTSNVSEEDIEKRAVNEIASCRGLVVVNYPIRDLDRLVTFFKVAQDTDRKLVISLKQAYILSLFQENNSAYPKLSDVMIYKPRKGWGMVGDDSFACVENEWLCADNMDPAESLRDYKKWEREFLDADNVLTYKDLQVHPLDYIFRCDFFELKELIDIKPENGIYIQSSTEPFDEQMEINQTKVQNWLKLFKLPLLNEGFHASGHANGQEILDMIRDINPEKVYPVHTIYKNKFDILNDDRIKVIHPTKSLTNNYKSIRKSFY